Within Nitrospirota bacterium, the genomic segment CGCGGCTCGATCGTTCCCTACATCAGGCTCAGGGAGAGGTTCGGCTCCGAAAGAGCGCGGCCCGGGATCGAGCAGATCGTGATCACCAGGGTAGACGGCCAGCGAGTGGGTCTCGTCGTCGACGAGGTGATAGGAGAGCACCAGACCGTCATAAAAAACCTAGGACGGCTCTACAGGAATGCTGACGCGATGTCCGGAGCGACCATACTCGGCGACGGAACGGTCGCCCTGATCATCGACATCCCCCATCTCGTAAAAAGTGAAGAAGGGAGAGCACGGGAAACGGTCCGCCGGGAGTAGCGGACCCGATCCCTGCATTATCCGCATCAGCCATAACCCTGCCCCGCCGTCCCTCTTAATCGTAACAAGAGCGTACAGCAAAACGAGAGCGTGACAATCTCTCCTTTCATGCTCCCTTGCGGGCCCAAGCTCACGGAGACCCTCGCGGATGCGCCCCTCTGGTAAGACTCAAGGATCCTGTGGCATTCAGGTATACCACTCCTCCCCTTCAGGCATGGCAATATGGGATATTTTAAATCCTGTTTCAATAATGATATTTATTATCAACATCTTAGCTCCTGGCATCGCTTTTGAATATATCTTTTCAGATGATGAAACAGGCAGCAATGGGAAAAGAGGAGGTGATCATGCGGCGCACATAGGAATGGAAAGCGAATAGGAGCGGACGAACACTGCATATCGTTGACAAAAGCAAAGGAGGAACAATCATGAAATGGTTCTATGATCTGAAAGTTACGCCGAAGCTGCTGGGCAGCTTCATCGTGGTGGCACTGATCGCAGGGGTGATCGGATTTCTGGGTATTACCAATATGAAGAAAATAGATCGGCTCGATACGGAGCTGTACGAGATCAACACGGCCCCGCTCTCTCATCTGGGAGAGGCCGGGATATTGTACCAGAGGATACGGATCAACCTGCGCGACATGATCCTCGACAGGGATGCAGAGGCAAAGAAGCGTTATATTGCCAGACTGCGGGAAATAGACAAGGAGATGGACGGGCACCTGGCAACGTTTGAGAAGACCATAAAGTCGGACGACGTGCGCAAGGAATTCACCAAAGTCAAGGGGGGGACCGACAAGTACGGAGAGCTTCAGGAGAAGATCATCAGTCTTGCCCAGGAAGGCCAGCACGACAAGGCGCTCGCGGTTCTGCGCAGCGATGCCGCTGTCGGCCTTGCAAAGGATATCGACGAGGGACTAAGCAACTTGATGTCGATAAAGACGAAGCAGGCAAAGGAGAAGTCCGATACGAATACCGCGACGGCGCATGCCGCTTCGACGGTGATGATCGTTCTCGTCGTTGTCGGCGTATCGATCGCCGTGGGTCTTGGCATTTTCATAGCGCGGGTGATCAGCCGGCCTGTGGTCGCGCTGAAGGTAGCAGCGGACAAGCTGGCGCTGGGGGACGTGAACGTCACGGTCGAGGCGACGACCAAGGACGAAATCGGGCTGCTGTCGCAGTCCTTCAGGAACATGGTCGACAACATCAAGGACGCCGCCGCTGCGGTCGAGAAGGTCGCTGCCGGTGACCTTACCGTCGAGGTGAAGGTGAAGTCCGACCAGGACCTCCTCGGCAAGAACCTCACCGCCATGGTCAAAAACATCAAGGGCCTCCTCTCCGAGACCGAGGTCCTGATTCAAGCCACTAAGGAAGGCAGACTCGATACGCGCGGCAACGAGGCGGCATACATAGGGGCATGGAGCGACCTGGTCAAGGGGATCAACGCCCTGATCGAGGCCTTCGTCAGCCCCTTCAAGGTGACGGCCCACTATGTCGAGCTGATCAGCAAGGGAGAGATCCCTCCGAAGATCAACGAGGTCTACCACGGCGACTTCAACGAGATCAAGGACAACCTCAACGCCACCATCGATGCGTTGAACACCTTCGTCGTCAACGTCCGCACTGCGGCGAACAACGTGGCCTCGGGCAGCCAGGAGCTGAGCTCGAGCTCCCAGCAGCTGTCGCAGGGCGCCACCGAGCAGGCTGCGGCAGCAGAAGAGGC encodes:
- a CDS encoding chemotaxis protein CheW, coding for RGSTITLKLPLTLAIIEGLLVKIGGDHFVLPLSAVEECIELTAGDAAKTHGRHIANVRGSIVPYIRLRERFGSERARPGIEQIVITRVDGQRVGLVVDEVIGEHQTVIKNLGRLYRNADAMSGATILGDGTVALIIDIPHLVKSEEGRARETVRRE
- a CDS encoding MCP four helix bundle domain-containing protein: MKWFYDLKVTPKLLGSFIVVALIAGVIGFLGITNMKKIDRLDTELYEINTAPLSHLGEAGILYQRIRINLRDMILDRDAEAKKRYIARLREIDKEMDGHLATFEKTIKSDDVRKEFTKVKGGTDKYGELQEKIISLAQEGQHDKALAVLRSDAAVGLAKDIDEGLSNLMSIKTKQAKEKSDTNTATAHAASTVMIVLVVVGVSIAVGLGIFIARVISRPVVALKVAADKLALGDVNVTVEATTKDEIGLLSQSFRNMVDNIKDAAAAVEKVAAGDLTVEVKVKSDQDLLGKNLTAMVKNIKGLLSETEVLIQATKEGRLDTRGNEAAYIGAWSDLVKGINALIEAFVSPFKVTAHYVELISKGEIPPKINEVYHGDFNEIKDNLNATIDALNTFVVNVRTAANNVASGSQELSSSSQQLSQGATEQAAAAEEASSSMEEMASNIKQNADNAQQTERIALKAAEDAKEGGKAVVETVSAMREIAEKINIIEEIARQTNLLALNAAIEAARAGEHGKGFAVVASEVRKLAERSQTAAGEISQLSSTSVEIAEKAGEMLAKIVPDIQKTAELVQEITAASSEQNAGAEQINKAIQQLDQVIQQNAGASEEVASTSEELASQAEQLQSTIAFFKIDDNNGMSRAAQATYAKTAPRTVRKTAVAHITHGESKGSGGVVSSKAKGNGKTAGVALEMGSGRDMSDDEFERF